From the genome of Ilyobacter polytropus DSM 2926, one region includes:
- a CDS encoding GTP-binding protein, whose product MKDIKRKEDMNIVIVGHVDHGKSTIIGRLLADTGSLPNGKLEEVKERCRRNSKPFEYAFLLDALKDEQAQGITIDSARCFFQTENREYIIIDAPGHIEFLKNMVTGASRAESALLVIDANEGIQENSKRHGYLLSMLGINQISVLVNKMDLVDYDEKVFQNIVKEYTGFLREINVEPDSFIPISGMIGDNITTKSENTPWYNGNTVINTLDNFQIAETSDDKPFRMPVQDVYKFTKDGDNRRIVAGTIETGKLSVGDEVVFYPSGKRSTVKSIEAFNRKTQNYVTAGYSTGFTLKEQIYITRGEMAGKVGVSNPKVATRIRVNLFWLGRSPMIKGNSYFLKIGNAKVKVEIEKIKRVIDASTLTNVNREQIDRNDVAECILKTQNPIAFDENKHIQNTSRFVIVDDYDISGGGTIEEALEDKQSKVRDQVLLRNYNWEKSMVSSSERAEGYNHKSKLLLITGRKGSGRRDIAKGLEKKLLSTGKKAYYLGVENLIYGIDADIKDPQKEDNREEFIRRFAEIAYILVDAGNILITTIVELSEEELELIKTVVSPENMEIIWIGERTPTDIKTDFYLPDLDGIEDGIIALKEYLQEKNIIMKF is encoded by the coding sequence ATGAAGGATATAAAAAGAAAAGAAGATATGAATATAGTAATAGTTGGTCATGTTGACCATGGAAAAAGCACGATTATAGGTAGGCTTCTTGCTGATACAGGATCGCTTCCTAATGGTAAACTTGAAGAGGTAAAAGAAAGGTGCCGTAGAAATTCCAAACCATTTGAATATGCGTTTTTATTGGATGCGCTAAAGGATGAACAGGCCCAAGGTATAACTATAGATTCAGCAAGATGTTTTTTTCAGACAGAAAATAGAGAATATATAATAATAGATGCTCCAGGGCATATAGAATTTTTAAAAAACATGGTGACGGGAGCTTCAAGAGCAGAATCTGCTCTTCTTGTAATAGATGCCAATGAAGGGATACAAGAAAACTCCAAAAGACATGGATATCTTCTTTCGATGTTGGGAATAAATCAAATTTCGGTTCTTGTAAATAAAATGGATCTTGTAGATTACGACGAAAAGGTATTTCAAAACATTGTAAAGGAATATACTGGTTTTTTGAGAGAAATAAATGTTGAACCAGATAGTTTTATTCCAATAAGCGGTATGATAGGGGATAATATTACTACGAAGTCCGAAAATACTCCCTGGTATAATGGGAATACCGTTATCAACACCTTAGACAATTTCCAAATAGCAGAAACTTCTGACGACAAACCATTTAGGATGCCTGTTCAGGATGTTTATAAATTTACAAAAGATGGTGACAATAGAAGAATAGTAGCAGGAACTATAGAAACAGGTAAGCTTTCAGTTGGAGATGAGGTGGTATTTTATCCGTCTGGGAAAAGAAGTACTGTAAAATCAATTGAGGCGTTTAATAGGAAAACTCAAAACTACGTAACGGCAGGTTATTCAACCGGATTTACCCTTAAAGAGCAAATCTACATAACAAGAGGGGAAATGGCAGGAAAAGTTGGAGTTTCCAACCCAAAAGTTGCCACAAGAATAAGAGTAAATTTATTTTGGCTTGGAAGATCTCCAATGATAAAAGGTAATAGCTATTTTTTAAAAATTGGGAACGCCAAAGTAAAGGTTGAGATCGAAAAAATCAAACGGGTTATAGATGCATCTACTCTTACAAATGTAAACAGAGAACAGATTGATAGAAATGATGTTGCTGAATGTATCCTTAAAACTCAAAATCCGATTGCTTTCGACGAAAACAAACATATTCAAAATACGAGTAGATTTGTTATTGTGGATGACTACGATATATCAGGTGGTGGTACTATAGAGGAGGCCTTAGAGGATAAACAAAGTAAGGTAAGGGATCAGGTTCTACTTAGAAACTACAACTGGGAAAAAAGCATGGTCAGCTCTAGTGAGAGGGCCGAAGGCTACAATCACAAATCAAAACTCCTTTTGATAACTGGGAGAAAAGGGTCCGGAAGAAGAGACATTGCTAAGGGATTAGAGAAAAAACTACTTTCTACCGGTAAAAAAGCCTATTATTTGGGAGTAGAAAATCTAATTTATGGTATTGATGCTGATATTAAAGACCCTCAAAAAGAGGATAATAGGGAAGAGTTTATACGAAGATTCGCTGAAATAGCATACATATTAGTTGATGCAGGAAATATTCTTATTACGACTATAGTAGAATTAAGTGAAGAAGAACTAGAATTAATAAAAACAGTTGTTAGTCCTGAAAATATGGAGATAATCTGGATAGGAGAAAGAACACCGACTGATATCAAAACAGATTTTTATCTCCCAGATCTAGATGGTATAGAGGATGGTATAATCGCATTGAAAGAATATCTACAAGAAAAAAATATTATAATGAAATTTTAG
- a CDS encoding FMN-binding protein, whose product MKKLLIISLMTLTIGIVASANSGKENIYNGKAKGFKGNIKIAADFEKNKIASLNILEHSETPDIGGKALEKLAVSSIGKEISEIDTVVGATYTSKGLKLALENALTSKNN is encoded by the coding sequence ATGAAAAAATTACTTATAATATCTTTGATGACATTAACTATAGGAATAGTTGCAAGTGCTAACTCAGGTAAGGAAAATATTTATAACGGAAAGGCAAAAGGGTTTAAAGGAAATATCAAAATAGCTGCAGATTTTGAAAAAAATAAAATTGCATCTCTCAATATACTTGAACACTCTGAAACACCTGATATCGGAGGAAAGGCACTGGAGAAGCTGGCTGTATCAAGCATCGGAAAAGAAATATCTGAAATAGACACTGTTGTCGGAGCCACGTACACATCCAAGGGACTTAAACTTGCGTTAGAAAACGCCTTAACTAGTAAGAACAATTAA
- a CDS encoding FMN-binding protein, with the protein MRKIDKIRRLGVVLFICSGIFTGFYEMATVLPEFKGKGQGFSGEVSVKVSMSGDEIKNIMVTSHGDTPEIAQMAIDNIIPEIIITQSIEVDDIGGATYTSRGIKEAVGNAIEKSKLL; encoded by the coding sequence ATGAGAAAGATAGATAAGATTAGGAGACTGGGTGTAGTTTTATTTATATGTTCTGGAATATTTACAGGATTCTATGAAATGGCAACCGTTCTGCCTGAGTTTAAAGGGAAAGGCCAAGGGTTTTCGGGTGAAGTTTCGGTAAAAGTCAGTATGAGTGGAGACGAAATAAAAAACATCATGGTGACAAGCCACGGAGATACTCCTGAAATAGCGCAGATGGCAATAGATAATATTATTCCTGAAATTATTATAACTCAGAGTATAGAGGTGGACGATATTGGAGGGGCTACCTATACATCCCGTGGAATCAAAGAAGCAGTAGGAAATGCAATTGAAAAATCTAAATTATTATAG
- a CDS encoding class I SAM-dependent methyltransferase, translating into MFFRKNSKSHWDKIYSGCNRENLGWYEKEAKESLNLIVETGIKKNIIDIGCGKTTLIESLLEMGYDNITGIDLSEIAIGDLKESLAEYCDRVNLFQCDVLSLKLDEKVDIWHDRAVLHFLNSEKDENLYFDQLRRYLNEAGYFILATFSKDNKNRCSGLKIRTWDECEVLERLGNNFKLLKAYDQNYTMPSGDGRKFRYMMFKKN; encoded by the coding sequence ATGTTTTTTAGAAAAAATTCAAAGTCTCATTGGGATAAAATTTATTCAGGATGCAACAGGGAGAATCTCGGATGGTATGAAAAAGAGGCAAAAGAATCACTGAATTTGATAGTGGAAACAGGTATCAAAAAAAATATAATAGACATTGGATGTGGGAAGACTACCCTTATAGAGAGTCTCCTCGAGATGGGTTATGATAACATAACCGGGATAGATTTAAGTGAAATTGCTATTGGTGATTTAAAAGAGAGTCTGGCTGAATATTGCGACAGGGTAAACTTATTTCAATGTGACGTACTTAGTCTAAAGTTAGATGAAAAGGTGGATATATGGCACGACAGGGCGGTATTACACTTTTTAAATTCAGAAAAAGATGAAAATCTTTACTTTGATCAGCTTAGGAGATATTTAAACGAAGCTGGATATTTTATATTGGCAACTTTTTCAAAAGACAATAAAAATAGGTGTAGTGGACTAAAAATAAGAACCTGGGATGAGTGTGAGGTTTTAGAAAGATTGGGTAATAATTTCAAACTGTTAAAAGCATATGATCAAAACTATACTATGCCTTCAGGAGACGGCAGAAAATTTAGGTATATGATGTTTAAAAAAAACTAA
- a CDS encoding recombinase family protein, with amino-acid sequence MKYGYVRVSTREQNEERQIKALRDHGVTESHIYTDKISGKSMDRPAWNELLIKVVAGDTIVVKELDRLGRNLKQIKDTYELLGKKKVHLEILDNEVLSTANKNEIEIDLLQPMLIHLLGYIAEKEREKLLKRQREGIEAMEINDNGKKVSKRTRRETGRPSKRDALTKDQERHIDAWMSKSIKLSDCIKLTELSKATLYRIKRERV; translated from the coding sequence ATGAAATACGGTTATGTGAGAGTATCAACTAGAGAACAAAATGAGGAGAGACAGATAAAGGCTCTAAGAGATCACGGAGTCACTGAAAGTCATATTTATACAGATAAGATCTCAGGGAAAAGCATGGATAGACCTGCATGGAATGAGTTACTTATAAAAGTTGTAGCTGGAGACACGATAGTGGTCAAGGAGTTAGACAGACTAGGAAGAAATTTGAAACAGATAAAAGACACCTATGAGCTTCTAGGTAAGAAGAAGGTGCATCTAGAGATATTGGACAATGAAGTTTTGTCTACGGCAAATAAAAATGAAATAGAGATAGATCTGCTACAGCCGATGTTAATTCACCTTCTTGGATATATCGCAGAGAAGGAGAGGGAAAAGCTACTAAAGAGGCAGCGTGAAGGTATAGAGGCTATGGAGATAAATGATAATGGTAAAAAGGTATCTAAGCGAACTAGAAGAGAGACAGGTCGACCTAGTAAGAGAGATGCCCTTACAAAAGATCAGGAGCGGCATATAGATGCCTGGATGAGCAAGAGCATAAAACTATCTGACTGCATAAAACTGACAGAGCTAAGCAAGGCAACGCTGTATCGGATAAAGCGTGAAAGAGTATAG
- a CDS encoding putative bifunctional diguanylate cyclase/phosphodiesterase produces MVSIHSLAEFDPQSNIVHGSIHDITKRREAEKTIERLAYYDTLTNLPNRKMFINSLFESILNASENNSKFSLLYIDIDNFKNINDDHGHYVGDLFLKRVVKRLKNFLGKNCNLSRLGGDEFIIILEGVSDVKQLSDISNKILSNLKHPFKIEGRENFISASIGISVFPDDGSTVKKLLNNADAAMFQAKNIGKDSYCFFSEELNQSIKRKESIKAELRQAIKNNELELYYQPKIDVSKNKIVGAEALTRWIRGGESYLYPDEFISIAEESGLIFELDKWVLMTACKQIDTWEKSGIKGQKIAVNISALHFKEGRILQTIKEAFKHIPISPKSLEIEITETMFMDDIDEAISILTNLRSIGIEISVDDFGTGYSSLSYLKKLPISKVKIDRSFISDITTDNGNSVLTQAIIKMSELLSLQVVAEGVECKEQVDLLSKYGCHSMQGYYFARPMEISKYETFFKNWKN; encoded by the coding sequence ATCGTATCAATCCACTCTTTAGCTGAGTTCGACCCACAAAGTAATATTGTACATGGATCCATACATGACATTACAAAACGTAGAGAAGCTGAAAAAACCATTGAAAGACTAGCTTACTATGACACTCTGACAAACTTACCAAATCGTAAAATGTTTATAAATAGTCTTTTTGAATCAATTTTAAATGCATCTGAAAATAACTCAAAATTCTCTCTGCTCTACATAGACATTGATAACTTTAAAAACATAAATGATGATCATGGTCACTATGTAGGGGATCTCTTTTTAAAAAGGGTGGTAAAGCGTTTAAAAAATTTCCTTGGAAAGAACTGTAACCTCTCACGATTAGGCGGAGATGAGTTTATAATTATCCTTGAAGGAGTTTCAGACGTTAAACAGCTATCAGATATATCCAATAAAATATTGTCAAACTTGAAACACCCCTTTAAAATTGAAGGTAGAGAAAATTTTATTTCAGCAAGCATTGGTATTTCAGTGTTTCCAGATGATGGATCAACAGTAAAAAAACTTTTAAACAATGCCGATGCTGCAATGTTCCAGGCAAAAAACATAGGTAAAGACAGCTACTGTTTTTTTTCAGAGGAGCTTAATCAATCTATAAAAAGAAAAGAGAGCATAAAAGCTGAGCTTAGACAGGCCATTAAAAATAATGAATTAGAGCTTTATTACCAGCCTAAAATCGACGTATCTAAAAATAAAATAGTAGGAGCAGAAGCTCTTACTCGTTGGATTCGTGGTGGAGAGAGTTATCTCTATCCAGATGAATTCATATCTATAGCAGAAGAGTCTGGACTTATTTTTGAATTGGATAAATGGGTACTGATGACAGCGTGTAAGCAAATAGATACCTGGGAAAAATCGGGGATAAAAGGGCAGAAAATCGCAGTAAATATCTCAGCCTTGCATTTTAAAGAGGGAAGGATACTGCAAACTATAAAAGAAGCTTTTAAGCATATCCCAATTTCTCCTAAGTCTCTAGAAATAGAAATTACTGAAACTATGTTCATGGATGATATAGACGAGGCCATTTCCATTCTAACGAACCTGAGATCTATTGGAATTGAAATCTCAGTTGACGACTTTGGAACTGGATACTCCTCGCTTAGCTACTTGAAAAAGCTTCCCATAAGCAAAGTTAAAATCGACAGAAGCTTTATATCCGATATTACTACTGATAACGGGAATTCTGTACTCACCCAAGCAATTATAAAAATGTCGGAGTTACTTAGCTTGCAAGTAGTAGCAGAAGGTGTAGAGTGCAAAGAGCAGGTAGATCTTCTTTCTAAATATGGATGTCACTCCATGCAGGGATATTATTTCGCTAGGCCAATGGAAATAAGTAAATATGAAACTTTTTTTAAAAATTGGAAAAATTAA